TACCTCACGGTTTTCGAGTATCCATTTTTCAATACGTAAGGAACAGCGTAAATCCCATAAAAAAAGACCATTGCCCAAAAGTGCGATAATTAAGTTGTTTCGATTGTCCAAAGCATCCAAGGCAGCAGAAAAAGTTTTGAAAATTTGCGAAGCCTTTGCTTTTCTAGATTCAATTTTCGCCTTTTCCGATTGTAACAGTGATGACTTGAACTCCATTTGTTCAATTTCATCCAACAATAGGGCGTATTGCTGGACGGTCTCTTTGATTCGGCTGGTCTTTGCACTCAGATCATTGACCCTTTTTACAAAGAACAAGGTTACTGCCAAACCCAACAAAAACCAGTACAAAACAAACTGAACACCAATAAGTTTTAAGCTTGAAGCAGCTATAACACCGATTGAAATGATACCAAAAACGGTGACAATCCATGTAAAGGCACTCGGGATAAAAGGTTGATACCCACTGAGCCAACTGGATATCGACTTGCAAGAAGTCTCGCTTTTTATAATTCGGGCAATTGCCGTATACTTTTGCCTCCATTCGGTAAACCCAGAAAGTTCCTTTACCGCTTCTTGCCGTTCTTTAATACCCGTAATGTCATTGGCAGTCAGTAAATCGACCAAGTATTGTGTCCCTTCCTTTAGTCCCGTTCTGTTCAGGTATTGAAATAGCGACCCTCTTCCGAACAAATCAATATCAGAACTAAAAAAATGGGTAGGTTCATTGAATACTTCACCGTCATACCTATCCAAATATGTCCCGTTCCCTATTGCTATCTCTTCCTCATTGATTGTTTTTAATGCTTTGTTCAAGGTCTGTTCCGCTTTGTGCGCTACATATTTCTTCAATAAAAAGAGAAAGACCGAAATACCTACAATGGCAAGTATAGCGGCCAAGGATGCATGATTAAAAAAAAGATATACCAAGAAACCCGTTGCTACAAAGACCAGCAATCGGAGCATACTTAAGAAATACAACGTTTTTTTGTTCTTTTGAAGCAAAGCTTCGAACATATCCTTACGCTCTTTATAAAGAGAAATGGGGTCTATCATAAAAATGTATTACGGGATAGCGTTAGAGTTACAAACCAAACTTATAAATATTTCGGTGCGCTAAGATAAAATCTATATCCTAACCTTTTCAGTTTTGTTTCAATATTCATTTTAGATGGATTAGACCTAAATTTACAGTATGAAGAACACAATTTCTGAGAGGGTCTCCGATTTTTTGAAGCACTATCCACCTTTTAATATTCTGGAGCCGGAACAACTTGAAAAGTTATCCTGTGAAGTGGCTATTAGCTATAAAGAAAACAATAGCATCATTTTTACCGAAGAAGAAGTTCCGCACGATTGTTTCTACATCGTACACAAAGGAGCCGTGGCACTTGCCAAAAAAGGTTCAAACGCTATTATGGATATCTGTGATGAGGGCGATATTTTTGGCCTACGACCATTAATGGCAAACGAGAATTACAAATTGGAAGCAAAGGCCCACGAAGAAAGCATACTCTACGCCATTCCCATAAAGGAATTTAAGCCCCTGGCACTGGAAAATATACAAGTTGGTAATTTTTTAATAGAAAGCTTTGCCTCCAACACACGTAACCCCTACTCCCAAAAGCATAGGGGTCAGCTTTATGGTGTTACCGATTCAACAGAAAACAATACGGAGCGTACATTATTGGACTTACAACCGGTCCAATATTCCACCAACTTGGTCACCTGTTCGGAAAACACTCCTATCACGGATTTGGCAAATACCATGACTACCAATAACGTAGGATGTATTTTAGTAGTAAAAGATGACGTGGCAATAGGGATAATCACCGATAAAGATTTAAGGAACAAAGTGTTCACTGGTCAAGTTCCCATTACCGCCACCGCAAAGGAAGTAATGACCGCCCCAGTAATCACCTACCCAAAAAATCTGACCATCACACAAGCACAGATGGCCATGATGAAAAGCAATATTAGCCATCTATGTCTTACCGAAGATGGAACGCCAGATACACCTGCGGTCGGCATCCTGTCCAAACATGATGTCATGCTTGCTATGGGAAACAATCCTGCCGTATTGATGCGAGCCATTAAAAGAGCTAGAAGTATAAAAACATTACGGACCATTCGCCGCGGCGTAACGAATTTGCTGCGCGGTTACTTGGACCAGAACATTCCGTTACGACTGGTTTCCAAAATTGTATCGGAACTGAATGATGCAACCATCAAACAGGTGATTAAAATAACACTTAGAGGGATGGAGCAAAAACCTCCTGTCAAGTTCACCTGGTTGACCATGGGCAGTCAGGGAAGAGCTGAGCAACTACTGAACACAGATCAGGACAATGCCATCTTATTTGAAAATGTACCTGCTGCAAAACTAAAAGAGACCCATGCCTATTTTTTGGAATTGGGAAACCGGGTTACCAAAGAACTGAATACCATAGGATATGAATATTGTCCTGCCGAGATGATGGCCTCAAACCCTTTATGGTGCCATAGTCTTGACGAATGGAAAAAAGTCACATCTTTTTGGATAGGCAATCCCGGACCCGATGAGGTACTCTTATCATCCATATTTTTTGATTACACTGTAACCTATGGGGATAAAACACTGGTCGATGAGCTTTCTTCCCATATTTTTAAAAATATTGAAAAGCATCCTCTGTTTTTGGTTCATCTGGCAAGCGGAGCATTACAAAACCCTTCTCCCACAGGTTTCTTCCGAAGCTTTTTGGTGGAACAAGATGGCGAGCATAAAGACTTTTTCGATTTAAAACTACGTGCATTGATGCCCATGATAGATGCTGCACGGGTTCTTATCCTATCACACGCCATAAAATCAATAAACAATACGGCAGAACGTTACGAGAAGTTGGCAGAGCTAGAGCCCCAAAACAAAGAATTGTACCTATCATGCTCTTACGCTAGCAAGGCGTTATTAAAATTTAGGACCATACAGGGTCTGTTGCACAATGATTCGGGCAGGTTTATTGCTTTGGATAAATTGAACAAGGAAGAAAAAATAAAACTAAAACGAACTTTTAAGACCATCAAAGAAATACAGGAACTCTTGCAGGTACGCTTTCAGGTAAAAACGATTTTGGGATGATGCGCTTCTTTAAAAAGAAAAAACCTATCGACCTTCCCAATTTTTGGAAAGATTATGCCACTCTTTTTGAAAAGCCTTTTCCTTCCGATTTAAAGGATGTGCGATATGTTGTGCTGGATACCGAAACAACGGGTTTCAATTACGAGCAGGATCGTATGCTATGTATAGGTGCGGTGAAACTGTTTCATAAAAATATTGCGGTGAAAGAAAGTTTTGAGGTCTATCTCTCTCAAAATCATTACGATGTGGAAAGCGCAGAAATCCACGGAATATTGAAAAAGGAAAATGTGGAATACATTACCGAACTTGAAGCATTACAACAGTTCTTGGGCTATGTCAAAAATGATGTCATCGTGGGTCACCATGTGATGTTCGATGTCAACATGATCAATGCTGCATTGGAACGACACGAACTTCCCAAGTTGAAAAACCAAACATTGGATACTGGATTGCTTTACCGAAGAACGTTGCTCAACACTACGGTACTCCAAAAAAAAGAACACTATTCCTTGGATGATTTGGCCGAGAAATTCAGCATCTCCAAAAAAGACAGACATACTGCTTTAGGAGATGCGTTGATTACGGCCATAGCCTTGCTTCACATTATCGATAAGCTTAAACCAGAAGACCTCAAGGATCTTATTAAAAAACAACGACCTTTAAAATATGGCTTCTAAGCGCTATAAACTCTCCTTCATAATGGCATCCACTACTTCAGGGTTTAGTAATGTCGAAGTATCGCCTAGATTACTGGTTTCCTTAGAGGCAATTTTCCTTAGAATACGGCGCATAATCTTTCCACTTCGTGTTTTTGGAAGCCCTATAACAAATTGAATCTTATCCAATTTGGCAATTGGTCCGATATGTTCCGTAATAACCTGATTTATTTCCTTTTTAAGATTGTCACGATCACGGGATTCCCCTGTTTCCTTTAAGGTCACGTAGCCATATAGTGCATTTCCTTTGATATCATGGGGAAAGCCTACTATTGCTGACTCCGCAACGGCAGGATGCTCATTAATGGCATCTTCAATAGGTGCCGTACCCAAATTATGTCCAGAAACAATGATCACATCATCTACCCTACCCGTAATCCTATAATAACCTACCTCATCACGGAGCGCACCATCACCTGTAAAATACATTCCCTTAAAAGCACTAAAATAGGTATCCTTGTAGCGTTGATGATCTCCCCAAATGGTCCTGGCGATAGAGGGCCAAGGAAACCTAATACAAAGCCTTCCGTCAACCTGGTTCCCTTTAATTTCTTTTCCGTTCTCATCCATTAAAACAGGCTGCACACCGGGCATGGGCAATGTCGCATAGGTGGGTTTGGTAGGGGTCGCGAACGGTATTGGTGAAATTAATACCCCACCTGTTTCGGTTTGCCACCAAGTATCTACAATAGGACACTTTTTTTCACCGACCTGTTCATTATACCAATGCCATGCTTCCTCATTAATGGGTTCACCAACAGTACCCAATACTTTTAAACTAGAGAGATCATGCTCCGTTATAAAATCAAGGTTTTCCTTTGCTAAGGCCCTGATTGCCGTTGGTGCAGTATAAAAATGGGTGATTTTATGCTTTTGGACCACATCCCAAAACCGACCAAAATCAGGATAAGAGGGTACTCCTTCGAACATAACGGTAGTGGCTCCATTGGCCAAGGGGCCATAAACGATATAAGAGTGGCCCGTGATCCAACCAATATCAGCCGTACACCAGTAGATATCGTCTTCACGGTATTGGAATACATTTTTAAACGTATAGGCCGTGTAGACCATATAGCCTCCAATGGTATGCACCATACCTTTAGGTTTGCCCGTTGAACCTGAGGTGTACAGGATAAACAATGGGTCTTCCGCATCCATGATATCCGCTGTATAATCGGCGTACGCTTTATCCAACAAAGGTTGCAACCATTTGTCCCTACCTTTTTTCATATTGATGTTGGATTTTATCCGTTTAGCTACCAAAACCGTTTCAACATCAGGACATTTTTCCAAAGCTTCATCTACAATTCCTTTTAAGTCGATGGTTTTTGCACCACGGTACGAACCATCTGATGTGATGACCATTTTTGCACCACAATCATTGATTCGAGTTCCCAACGCAGTAGAGGAAAAACCAGCAAAAACTACAGAGTGGATTGCGCCAACACGTGCACAGGCCAATAGTGAAATTGCCAATTCCGGAATCATGGGCAAATAAATAACTACCCTATCCCCTTTTTCAATACCATTGTCCTTTAGTACATTGGCGAACTTGCACACTTTTTCGTGAAGTTGTTTATATGTAATGTGCTGTGCTTCTTCTTTTGGGTCATTGGGTTCAAACAGGATTGCTGTTTTGTCTCCCCTAACTGGTAAATGGCGGTCAAGGCAATTCTCCGTTATGTTCAGTTTTGCACCTTTGAACCAATTGATCTCTGGTTTGGAAAAATCCCATTCCAAGACGCTGTCCCATCTTTTACGCCAAACAAAGTGCTCTTCGGCAACCTCTTCCCAGAAACTCTCTGGATTTCTGACGGATTTACGATAGACTTGATAGTATTCCTCAAAATGTTTTATGTGATAATTACTCATGATCTTTTCGTTTAAGTTATATTTATTTCAGTGTCTGTTTATTTAGTTATGCTATCAATTGCTCTACATCCTTGACTATTTTTTTAATGGAAAAAGGTTTGGTCATATAGCCGTCCGCTCCCAACTTCATTCCTTTTTCCACATCCGCCAGTTTACTTTTGGCAGATAAAAAGATAATCTTGGTCTCTTTCAATTCTTTGTTTTCCTTTATTTTCTGAAGGGTTTCATAGCCATCCATTTGTGGCATCATGATATCAAGTAGGATAATATGGGGCGTTTGTTTGTCGGCAATTTCCAATGCCTCTTTTCCATCCCTTGCAATAAACACCTCAAAGTCCTTTTTCTTGAAGGCATACTCCAAGGACATTACGATATTGGGTTCATCATCTACAATCAGTATTTTTTTCACGCTCATTTTAATTTAGGAATAGTAAAAACCATTCGGGCACCATTGGTATATGAAGCATCCGCCCATATACTTCCTTTGTGGCTTTCTATAATTTTTTTACAGATGGCCAATCCAAACCCACTGCCCTGTGGTTTTTTGGTATTCTGGTTTTTTGACTGATAAAACTTTTCAAAAATATAGTTGTGCTCTTCTTTGGGAATCCCTTTTCCGTTATCCTCAACAGCAACTTCTATGGTTTCATTGGTTTCTTCCAATAGAATTTTGATGACGCCCTTGTTTTCCTCGGTAAACTTTAAGGAATTTGATAACAGATTGGTAAATACCTGAAGAATTCGGTCTTCATCATAAAGACCAATCAAAAGGATATCGTTTTCAAACAGCACTTTCACTCCCCTTTTATTTGCTATTTGTGCAATACCATTGATAGCTTTTTTGATGGTGTTGTTGATCTTATGGCTCTTTACGTCCAATTCAGCACGATCACTTGATAATTTTTCAAGGTCAAGAATATTGTGTATCAGAACAGCTAAACGGTCCGTATCCTTGCTTATATTTTTAAGAAAGCGTTTTCGAAGTTCAGAGGGCATTTCTTCATCCTCCAAAACTTCGGAAGCAGCTTTTATTGAGGTAATAGGTGTTTTAAGTTCATGGGCCACAGTATCTAGAAAATCATCCTTTTGTTTATCCTGATTCCTCAGTTCTTGATTTACTATTTTTAACTGATTTGCCATATTGGATAGCTCGGCCGACTTTTCTACCAACAGTTTATTATTCGCCTTGGTTTCTTTTGTATCCTCCAATATGTTCAAGACCTCAACAAGACTAATGGGTTTTTCTTTGGAAACCGATGATAACAAAATCTTGGCAGAGGCGCTACCAATACTACCCGTTAGAAGTTTTTCGGAAAAGTTGATCAGTCTTGCATCCGCCTTTTCTTCAGTTTCCGATATGTTGTACTTCCGATTAAAAATATTGAATGCCCTATTGGTTCGTTGCTCACCCAAAAAGCGGTATAACAGTTCTTTAATGTCCGTGACGTAAGCTTCGCCCTTCCAAACAAAAGCACCTTCTTGTAAGTTTTCGTAATTTTCGTTGTGAACAAAAATTTCTGCATAATTACGTTCCCGGTAATTCCCTTTCGATAACACAGAAATTGAAACAAATCCCAATAAATTAAAACTCAAACTCCATAAAAAGGTATTGCTCTCCGGTGTCAAATAATCAATTCCGAACAATTGCGATGGCCTTAACCATGTTGCTCCAAAAGGTCCACGTGTCGCAAACACACTACTTATGTTCATTGAATCAACTATTATTGGTGAAATCAATGTATACACTACCACAAGAAGACCAATTACTATTCCCGCTTTTGCAGCCTTTGCAGTACCCCTTCGCCAAAACAGCCCAAAAAAGAAGGATGGTGCCAATTGCGAAATGACCACAAAAGAAATTAGGCCAATGGAATACAGCGACAATTGGTTCGAAAAATTAATGTAAAAGAAATAGGCAAAAATAATGAGGGTAAAAACTGCTATTCTCCGAATGTTCTTGATGTTTTTTGAATTTGCCTCAGGATTACCCTCGACCATTTTCTTTAGAAATCCGTACGGGATTATCACATTGTTGCTGACCATGGTAGAAAGTGCCAATGTAGACACCACGATCATGGAAATTACCGCAGAAAATCCACCTATAAATACCAAACCAGATAGAAAGACGTTGCCCTCTTGCAAGGGTAGTAGCAACGTGTAATAATCTGGGTTTACATTTCCCGAAAGCCTTATGTTTCCTGCCCATGCAATGAAAATCACAAAAATATTGAACAGCAACAAGTATAGCGGAAACAACCAGATAGCTTTCTTTAAGTGACGTTCCTTTTCATTTTCGACCACTGCAACGTGAAATTGACGTGGTAGCAGGAAAATGGCAAAAAAGGAAAGACAAATGGTAAACAGCCAGTTAAAGCCATTCTCCAATCCGCCAAATGATGATAATCGTTCAAAATTTTCCGTTTGTAATGCCTGTTCGTAAACATCTCCGGTACCATTGAAAAGATAAAACGTTACATAGATTCCTACTATCAAAAAGAATACTAGTTTCAAAATAGATTCAAGAGCAACTGTAGCTATAATACCTTTCTTGCGTTGCGATGCATCTGTTGAAAGTGTCCCAAAAAATGCTACAAAAATTGCTATCAATAAGGCGATGTAAAATGTAGAATCATCTAAAATACCTGTTGTGCTATAGCTTTGGTCAGAAGTAATAATTTCAAAAGTTTCCGATACTGCTTTTAACTGTAATGAGATATAGGGTATCGTTGCCAAAAGACAGGTTACGGTGACCAAAGCTCCTAAAAGGCGATTGTTCCCATAGCGCATCGAAATAAAATCGGCAATACTCGAAATCTTTTGCTGCTTGGAGATACGAATGATTTTCCGCATGATGACAATCCATAACGGCAATGCAATTACGGGACCAAGATAAATGGTAAGAAAGCTTATACCCGACTTTGAAGCAATGCCCACACTACCATAGTAGGTCCAAGCGGTACAGTATACCGCTAAAGAAAGTACATAAATATAGGGATTGTTGACCCACTTGCTTTTCCGGTTTTTTTCTGCGTAGTAGGCTATGAAAAACAAAAAAGCCAGGTAACAAACGATAATCAATATGAGCAAATAGTTACTCATAGTACTTTTTCAGGATTAAAAATGAAACTATAATTGCAACAAACCAGCTTAAAAAAATAAAGACGTAAAATATGGGGAAACCGAACAGTTGTGCATCACCATCAAAAATGGTTACAAAAGGAACATTCCATAAAAAGAATAGCAGTACGGCCAGTACCACTAATTTTTGCTGATGTCTTTTCTTCATTTTCATTTTCAAGAGGTGCTTTTGTTGAAATTACAAAAAACGGTGCGGCAGTCGTTCGCCAGCACCGCTTTTTTAACAATCAACTAATTTAATATTAGTGAGATGACGCTTCGCCAGCTCCACTGGGTATTCGTATATCCTCAACAATTTGCTGAACATTCTCTGGCGGTGCTTTTGTGAATCTATTGACCACTAAGGAAACTGCAAAGTTTACCAGCATGGCGATAGTACCAAAACCTTCAGGTGAAATGCCAAACCACCAAGATGCTTTAAGACCTTCTACTGCTGACTTGCCTCCATCAAAAATGCCGAACTTAAATTTCAACATGTAGAAAAGCATCAATAAAATACCGACTACCATTCCCGCAACAGCACCTTCCTTGTTCATTTTCTTGTAAAAAATCCCTAATACAATGGCAGGGAAAAATGAGGCCGCAGCAAGTCCAAATGCCAATGCTACTACGGCAGCGACAAAGCCTGGCGGGTTTATTCCAAAATAACCAGCAATTACGACCGCAACCGTAGCGGCACCACGAGCAGCCCATAGTTCTCCTTTTTCAGAAATATTAGGAACAAAGATTTTCTTTACCAAATCGTGGGATACCGATGATGAAATCACCAACAGAAGGCCAGCAGCCGTAGAAAGTGCGGCAGCAAGACCACCTGCAGCTACGAGCGCAATGACCCAAGCGGGTAGATTTGCAATCTCGGGATTGGCCAATACCATAATGTCCCTATCCACGGTCAATTCATTTTTAGCTTTATCCGCCACGTATTGAATTTTTCCATCCTTATTTTTATCATCAAACGCGAGGAGCCCCGTACCTTCCCAGTTTTTAAACCATTCAGGCATAGATGAATATTCTTTGTCGCTCACCGTTTCGATCATATTGGTTCTTGCAAATACAGCAACTGCCGGTGCTGTAGTATAAAGTATAGCGATAAGCAACAATGCCAATCCAGCTGACTTACGGGCATCTTTCACTCTTTTTACGGTAAAAAACCGAA
The nucleotide sequence above comes from Flagellimonas sp. HMM57. Encoded proteins:
- a CDS encoding response regulator transcription factor, which translates into the protein MKKILIVDDEPNIVMSLEYAFKKKDFEVFIARDGKEALEIADKQTPHIILLDIMMPQMDGYETLQKIKENKELKETKIIFLSAKSKLADVEKGMKLGADGYMTKPFSIKKIVKDVEQLIA
- a CDS encoding sodium:solute symporter family protein; translated protein: MNDVQIWTYVLVALTFGLYIGIAIWSRAGSTKEFYVAGGGVSPLANAMATAADWMSAASFISMAGIIAFAGYDGSVYLMGWTGGYVLLALLLAPYLRKFGKFTVPDFIGDRYYSNTARMVAVFCALLVSFTYVAGQMRGVGVVFSRFLEVDINTGVIIGMVIVLFYAVLGGMKGITYTQVAQYCVLIFAFMVPAIFISIQMTGNPIPQLGMGSTVNDGSGVYLLEKLNGLSTELGFAEYTSGSKSLVDVFAITLALMVGTAGLPHVIVRFFTVKRVKDARKSAGLALLLIAILYTTAPAVAVFARTNMIETVSDKEYSSMPEWFKNWEGTGLLAFDDKNKDGKIQYVADKAKNELTVDRDIMVLANPEIANLPAWVIALVAAGGLAAALSTAAGLLLVISSSVSHDLVKKIFVPNISEKGELWAARGAATVAVVIAGYFGINPPGFVAAVVALAFGLAAASFFPAIVLGIFYKKMNKEGAVAGMVVGILLMLFYMLKFKFGIFDGGKSAVEGLKASWWFGISPEGFGTIAMLVNFAVSLVVNRFTKAPPENVQQIVEDIRIPSGAGEASSH
- a CDS encoding ATP-binding protein, coding for MSNYLLILIIVCYLAFLFFIAYYAEKNRKSKWVNNPYIYVLSLAVYCTAWTYYGSVGIASKSGISFLTIYLGPVIALPLWIVIMRKIIRISKQQKISSIADFISMRYGNNRLLGALVTVTCLLATIPYISLQLKAVSETFEIITSDQSYSTTGILDDSTFYIALLIAIFVAFFGTLSTDASQRKKGIIATVALESILKLVFFLIVGIYVTFYLFNGTGDVYEQALQTENFERLSSFGGLENGFNWLFTICLSFFAIFLLPRQFHVAVVENEKERHLKKAIWLFPLYLLLFNIFVIFIAWAGNIRLSGNVNPDYYTLLLPLQEGNVFLSGLVFIGGFSAVISMIVVSTLALSTMVSNNVIIPYGFLKKMVEGNPEANSKNIKNIRRIAVFTLIIFAYFFYINFSNQLSLYSIGLISFVVISQLAPSFFFGLFWRRGTAKAAKAGIVIGLLVVVYTLISPIIVDSMNISSVFATRGPFGATWLRPSQLFGIDYLTPESNTFLWSLSFNLLGFVSISVLSKGNYRERNYAEIFVHNENYENLQEGAFVWKGEAYVTDIKELLYRFLGEQRTNRAFNIFNRKYNISETEEKADARLINFSEKLLTGSIGSASAKILLSSVSKEKPISLVEVLNILEDTKETKANNKLLVEKSAELSNMANQLKIVNQELRNQDKQKDDFLDTVAHELKTPITSIKAASEVLEDEEMPSELRKRFLKNISKDTDRLAVLIHNILDLEKLSSDRAELDVKSHKINNTIKKAINGIAQIANKRGVKVLFENDILLIGLYDEDRILQVFTNLLSNSLKFTEENKGVIKILLEETNETIEVAVEDNGKGIPKEEHNYIFEKFYQSKNQNTKKPQGSGFGLAICKKIIESHKGSIWADASYTNGARMVFTIPKLK
- a CDS encoding DNA mismatch repair protein MutS, with protein sequence MIDPISLYKERKDMFEALLQKNKKTLYFLSMLRLLVFVATGFLVYLFFNHASLAAILAIVGISVFLFLLKKYVAHKAEQTLNKALKTINEEEIAIGNGTYLDRYDGEVFNEPTHFFSSDIDLFGRGSLFQYLNRTGLKEGTQYLVDLLTANDITGIKERQEAVKELSGFTEWRQKYTAIARIIKSETSCKSISSWLSGYQPFIPSAFTWIVTVFGIISIGVIAASSLKLIGVQFVLYWFLLGLAVTLFFVKRVNDLSAKTSRIKETVQQYALLLDEIEQMEFKSSLLQSEKAKIESRKAKASQIFKTFSAALDALDNRNNLIIALLGNGLFLWDLRCSLRIEKWILENREVVDHWFETVAFFDAFNTLATFAYNHPSFIYPDLISSDTALIKAESMGHPLIPKMERVDSDFFLADTDFLIITGANMAGKSTFLRSVSLFVLMSNVGLPICAARSSYSPIKLITSMRTSDSLTDNSSYFFSELTRLQFIMEHLQKDSYLVILDEILKGTNSVDKAAGSKKLIEKLVGMGVPGIIATHDLSLCTIVNSLDNVKNYFFETEIENDELYFDYKLKEGVCKNMNASFLLRKMDIT
- a CDS encoding PolC-type DNA polymerase III gives rise to the protein MMRFFKKKKPIDLPNFWKDYATLFEKPFPSDLKDVRYVVLDTETTGFNYEQDRMLCIGAVKLFHKNIAVKESFEVYLSQNHYDVESAEIHGILKKENVEYITELEALQQFLGYVKNDVIVGHHVMFDVNMINAALERHELPKLKNQTLDTGLLYRRTLLNTTVLQKKEHYSLDDLAEKFSISKKDRHTALGDALITAIALLHIIDKLKPEDLKDLIKKQRPLKYGF
- a CDS encoding DUF294 nucleotidyltransferase-like domain-containing protein, which produces MKNTISERVSDFLKHYPPFNILEPEQLEKLSCEVAISYKENNSIIFTEEEVPHDCFYIVHKGAVALAKKGSNAIMDICDEGDIFGLRPLMANENYKLEAKAHEESILYAIPIKEFKPLALENIQVGNFLIESFASNTRNPYSQKHRGQLYGVTDSTENNTERTLLDLQPVQYSTNLVTCSENTPITDLANTMTTNNVGCILVVKDDVAIGIITDKDLRNKVFTGQVPITATAKEVMTAPVITYPKNLTITQAQMAMMKSNISHLCLTEDGTPDTPAVGILSKHDVMLAMGNNPAVLMRAIKRARSIKTLRTIRRGVTNLLRGYLDQNIPLRLVSKIVSELNDATIKQVIKITLRGMEQKPPVKFTWLTMGSQGRAEQLLNTDQDNAILFENVPAAKLKETHAYFLELGNRVTKELNTIGYEYCPAEMMASNPLWCHSLDEWKKVTSFWIGNPGPDEVLLSSIFFDYTVTYGDKTLVDELSSHIFKNIEKHPLFLVHLASGALQNPSPTGFFRSFLVEQDGEHKDFFDLKLRALMPMIDAARVLILSHAIKSINNTAERYEKLAELEPQNKELYLSCSYASKALLKFRTIQGLLHNDSGRFIALDKLNKEEKIKLKRTFKTIKEIQELLQVRFQVKTILG